A stretch of Ranitomeya variabilis isolate aRanVar5 chromosome 3, aRanVar5.hap1, whole genome shotgun sequence DNA encodes these proteins:
- the LOC143818073 gene encoding protein spinster homolog 1-like yields MASYVFIIIVEILLSLNFAIAADIRLYVVSPRRRSTGQAIVIMVSGLLVTAEGSNVIGKISDLIKAGKDDSDLSRFHSLQYALASCPFLLAIGGGLFLATSVFLENDRKCAEMESEVLITTD; encoded by the exons ATGGCCTCTTAT GTCTTTATAATCATCGTAGAGATATTACTTTCCCTGAACTTCGCCATTGCAGCTGACATCAGACTG TACGTGGTATCTCCCAGAAGACGTTCTACAGGACAGGCCATAGTTATTATGGTGTCTGGCCTGCTGGTGACAGCTGAGGGCAGCAATGTCATCGGAAAG ATATCTGATCTTATCAAAGCAGGAAAGGATGATTCTGATCTATCGAGGTTCCACAGTCTGCAGTACGCCCTTGCGAGTTGTCCATTTCTGTTGGCGATTGGAGGAGGTTTATTTTTGGCAACTTCCGTCTTTCTTGAAAATGACCGCAAGTGTGCAGAGATGGAGTCTGAAG TTCTCATCACCACAGACTAG